A single genomic interval of Coccidioides posadasii str. Silveira chromosome 1, complete sequence harbors:
- the VPS45 gene encoding vacuolar protein sorting-associated protein 45 (EggNog:ENOG410PGY1~COG:U~BUSCO:3237at33183), with product MDVVASVSGYISKMVSAGDSSTPGSSAAKMKILLLDSETVHIVSSATTQSALLNNEVYLIDRLDNQSREKMRHLKCLCFVRPSPDSIQYLIDELREPKYSEYYIYFSNIVRKSSLERLAEADDHEVVKAVQEYFADFLVINPDLCSLNIGFPKQRIWSHTPDMWNSDALQRTTEGVIALLLSLKLKPLLRYEKNSLIAKKLATEIRYQLTQEEQLFNFRKSDTPPILLVLDRRDDPITPLLNQWTYQAMVHELLGINNGRVDLSEVPDIRPELKEIVVSQDQDPFFKKNMYLNFGDLGGSIKDYVEQYQSKTKNNMSIESIADMKRFVEEYPEFRKLSGNVSKHVTLVGELSRKVGEHNLLDVSELEQSLACNDNHSNDLKALQRLIQSPSVTVDNKLRLVALYAIRYEKQPSNALPVLIDLLTAAGDVPPHRINIIPKLLAYHHSLQAPPVAGGFSDLFESASFLTGARDRFKGLKGVENVYTQHSPRLEATLQNLIKGRLKELQYPFLEGGGHTRDKPQDIVIFMVGGTTYEEAKMVAQVNASTPGVRVVLAGTCIHNSTTFLEEVDDAVGNWPEPAPATAAGRLRREVNR from the exons ATGGACGTTGTCGCCTCGGTCTCCGGATACATATCCAAGATGGTGTCCGCAGGCGACTCATCAACGCCCGGTTCCTCTGCTGCTAAAATGAAGATATTATTGCTTGATAGTGAGACC GTACACATTGTATCCAGCGCCACGACCCAATCCGCCCTCCTTAACAATGAAGTCTATTTGATCGATCGCCTTGACAATCAGTCGCGGGAGAAGATGCGACATCTCAAATGCTTATGCTTTGTCAGACCGTCTCCGGACTCGATCCAGTATCTTATTGATGAATTGCGAGAGCCAAAGTACAGCGAGTACTATATCTACTTCAGCAACATCGTTCGCAAGTCCTCTCTCGAAAGACTTGCGGAGGCAGACGACCACGAGGTTGTAAAAGCGGTCCAAGAATATTTTGCAGATTTTTTGGTGATCAACCCGGATCTCTGCTCTTTGAATATCGGCTTCCCGAAGCAGAGGATATGGAGCCATACCCCTGACATGTGGAATTCAGATGCGCTGCAAAGAACAACAGAGGGCGTGATCGCGCTATTGTTGTCGCTTAAGCTGAAGCCTCTGCTTCGATATGAGAAGAATAGCTTAATTGCCAAAAAGCTTGCTACAGAAATTCGATACCAGCTCACCCAGGAAGAGCAACTCTTTAATTTCAGAAAGTCCGACACACCTCCAATCCTACTTGTATTAGATCGCAGAGACGACCCCATCACACCTCTTTTGAACCAATGGACATATCAAGCGATGGTACATGAACTGCTCGGTATTAATAACGGGAGGGTCGACTTAAGCGAGGTCCCAGATATTCGTCCAGAACTCAAGGAAATTGTTGTGTCTCAAGACCAAGACCCatttttcaagaagaatatgtaCCTAAACTTTGGTGACCTTGGTGGAAGCATCAAAGATTATGTTGAGCAATATCAGTCGAAAACGAAAAACAATATGAGTATTGAGTCTATTGCCGACATGAAGCGCTTCGTCGAAGAATACCCGGAATTCCGGAAGTTGTCTGGGAATGTTAGCAAGCATGTCACACTTGTTGGAGAGCTGAGCAGGAAAGTCGGAGAACATAATCTGCTTGATGTCAGCGAATTGGAACAAAGTCTTGCATGCAATGATAATCATTCCAATGATCTCAAG GCTCTCCAAAGACTCATCCAATCTCCGTCAGTTACAGTAGATAATAAGCTGCGTTTAGTCGCCCTCTATGCCATCCGATATGAGAAGCAGCCATCGAATGCTTTACCGGTACTCATTGATCTGCTCACTGCCGCCGGAGACGTCCCTCCTCACAGGATCAATATTATTCCAAAACTTCTAGCATATCACCACTCGCTTCAAGCTCCTCCGGTTGCGGGAGGATTTTCAGATCTATTCGAATCCGCTTCCTTCTTGACTGGGGCTCGTGATCGCTTCAAGGGCCTGAAAGGCGTCGAGAATGTATATACGCAGCATTCTCCGCGGTTGGAAGCCACTCTACAAAACCTCATTAAAGGACGGCTGAAAGAGCTGCAGTATCCCTTCCTTGAAGGTGGCGGCCACACTCGGGACAAGCCACAGGACATTGTCATCTTCATGGTCGGTGGAACAACCTATGAAGAGGCCAAGATGGTAGCCCAAGTGAATGCGAGCACACCCGGTGTTCGAGTCGTCCTCGCCGGGACATGCATTCACAACAGTACGACATTCTTAGAAGAGGTTGACGATGCCGTAGGGAATTGGCCGGAGCCGGCTCCTGCCACGGCAGCGGGGAGGTTACGAAGAGAAGTGAACCGATAG
- the ALE1 gene encoding lysophospholipid acyltransferase (BUSCO:316920at4751~EggNog:ENOG410PHXS~COG:I~TransMembrane:9 (o23-39i51-69o81-103i124-143o170-189i227-245o371-390i422-442o454-471i)~BUSCO:4262at33183) — MLPYIDTPFIPLSELTGASIDELKLVTSFLLSYPLAAILKRLPDSQPWQKNAFIVLVSIFYLVGLFDLWDGLRTLLYNAVGAYAIAYYIDGSLMPWIGFLFLMGYMSISHIYRQIVAEPSAVDITGAQMVLVMKLSAFCWNVHDGRLPENMLSEGQKHAAIRRMPSVLDFAGYVLFFPSLFAGPAFDYVEYKRWIETTMFDHPPGVDPSKVPPTRKKRKIPRSGRPAMWKMLQGLLWILLFIQFGPSYGKSRVLSQDYLECGFVKRVFILHMLGLTARFKYYGVWALTEGACILCGMGYNGFDPQTGKTHWNKLENVNPWGLETAQNPHAYLGNWNKNTNHWLRNYVYLRVTPRGKKPGFRASLATFLTSAMWHGFYAGYYLTFVLGAFLQTTAKNFRRHLRPFFLTTDGSKPTPLKRYYDILGWLTTQLALSFAAAPFIILQFTDCITAWKHVYFYGIIGIASSLAFFASPGKKFLVKKLDARNKGLAAGRRDEKKEPAQPPTLGLPDDPEREFDEAVSEIRSEIEAKRRRGSVVSMPSGHELKVLIEERLGRKKR; from the exons ATGCTGCCATACATAGATACTC CATTTATTCCGCTCTCTGAGCTTACTGGTGCCTCCATTGATGAGC TAAAGCTGGTAACCTCCTTCCTTCTCTCATACCCCCTCGCTGCGATTCTCAAACGACTCCCCGACTCGCAGCCATGGCAAAAGAACGCATTCATTGTCCTTGTCTCGATATTCTACCTCGTTGGCCTCTTCGACCTCTGGGACGGCCTCCGAACCCTCCTCTACAATGCAGTGGGAGCATACGCGATCGCATATTACATTGACGGATCCCTAATGCCATGGATaggctttcttttcttgatGGGGTATATGTCAATTAGCCATATATACCGCCAAATCGTGGCCGAACCCTCCGCGGTTGACATCACTGGTGCGCAAATGGTGCTGGTGATGAAACTCAGTGCGTTTTGTTGGAATGTGCACGACGGCCGTTTGCCGGAGAATATGCTCTCGGAGGGCCAGAAACATGCCGCTATTAGGAGAATGCCCAGTGTTCTGGATTTTGCGGGCTACGTGCTGTTCTTCCCTTCGCTCTTCGCGGGACCTGCGTTTGATTACGTCGAGTATAAACGGTGGATTGAAACAACTATGTTCGACCACCCACCTGGGGTAGACCCGTCAAAGGTACCCCCGACAcggaaaaagagaaagatacCCCGGAGTGGTCGTCCGGCAATGTGGAAGATGCTGCAGGGGTTACTCTGGATTTTACTTTTCATTCAGTTTGGCCCGTCGTATGGCAAGTCCCGGGTTCTGAGCCAAGATTACTTGGAATGTGGATTTGTGAAGCGTGTTTTCATCCTGCACATGCTTGGCCTTACCGCTCGGTTCAAATACTATGGCGTTTGGGCGCTGACTGAAGGAGCTTGCATTCTCTGCGGCATGGGATACAACGGCTTCGACCCTCAAACCGGGAAAACACACTGGAATAAGCTGGAAAACGTTAATCCATGGGGCTTGGAAACGGCTCAAAACCCACACGCGTATCTAGGCAATTGGAACAAGAATACTAACCATTGGCTCCGAAACTATGTCTATCTACGAGTCACTCCAAGAGGCAAGAAACCAGGTTTCAGGGCTAGTCTAGCGACTTTCTTAACAAGTGCGATGTGGCATGGGTTCTACGCAGGATACTATCTCACTTTTGTCTTGGGCGCGTTCCTCCAAACAACAGCCAAAA ATTTCCGCCGCCACCTCCGTCCTTTCTTCCTCACAACAGATGGTTCCAAGCCTACTCCGCTCAAGCGTTACTACGACATCCTAGGCTGGCTAACCACCCAGCTGGCGCTCTCCTTCGCCGCCGCCCCTTTCATCATCCTGCAATTCACCGACTGCATCACGGCCTGGAAACACGTCTACTTCTACGGCATCATCGGCATCGCATCCTCGCTCGCGTTCTTCGCCAGTCCTGGCAAGAAATTCCTCGTCAAGAAGCTCGACGCCAGGAATAAGGGCCTAGCCGCTGGAAGAAGGGACGAGAAGAAAGAACCCGCCCAGCCGCCGACGCTGGGATTGCCGGATGACCCGGAGCGGGAGTTCGATGAGGCGGTGAGTGAGATTCGGAGCGAGATTGAGGCGAAGAGGAGAAGGGGGAGTGTGGTGAGCATGCCGTCGGGCCATGAGTTGAAGGTGTTGATTGAGGAGAGGTTggggagaaagaagaggtGA
- a CDS encoding uncharacterized protein (EggNog:ENOG410PQJX~COG:S~TransMembrane:2 (o609-630i676-695o)~BUSCO:4592at33183) produces MSLSIPPLSPSSKRRRPLHERTPSQSNERPPASTLRLVMDKSSEDEADIYSTDPYPTKPEHILLPTPSDNQYGGPLTSNPVSASFHNDSTDTSPSSAEYASRNFPEDHGGSVSELSTLVQEGNLSSFIWGESQNSSNTSIPHLATPVIDEAVEAGDEKSESSDRTRLPPLNTTIKTVPQDDSTPEQSDSGLTSSSSPNVVRLGLTSSPNVIPLESSSPNFMPLVTSSPYYVKESASDSSLYSANTFGTARRYVRPQQQNSGFLERDSNQSLSFSSDPPSAILRTHRSTSSFALSRGGSTHTRTASASTRSGQSPSDIQTIIDSGLPVKYPTIQSPPSAGSLAEGSSSRLPSQSSQLTRYQPGRNRLLSIVPSEWSAERALSSASASPQVDQTDSSTESSGDNAIRGRPSDFSIRLVAQSESDEGADTLSQLQPCLLRTKRSGSLSNRSMVSRFDSFRLMSRPGSSASSILNTIPTWAKVYYRSGGAGLQLSALSLVEGSRPSTAASARPAAHLGPLEISRTRSRPRKNTDTRLALPTADTRDPRTHWAGGFQQSERNVPKTPSQEDLPANWSPHLFPDHRTGSVRRSLWNPPSLDESAEGIIGWRNVQIYLFCLGFLVPLTWFVAAFLPLPPKVFPLNEEFTTDQPDVERTFNNRVKHIDQIRYENARWWRRLNRFMTPVGLIIIATIATLSVLGTKNII; encoded by the exons ATGTCATTGTCTATTCCGCCCCTGTCCCCATCTTCGAAACGTCGAAGGCCTTTGCATGAAAGAACTCCGTCTCAAAGCAACGAACGCCCACCCGCGTCAACGTTAAGACTCGTTATGGATAAATCTTCCGAAGATGAAGCTGACATCTATTCTACGGATCCATATCCCACGAAACCGGAGCATATTTTATTGCCCACACCTAGCGACAACCAATATGGCGGACCCCTAACATCGAACCCTGTTTCAGCTTCGTTCCATAACGACTCAACCGATACCTCCCCCTCGAGCGCGGAATATGCCAGTCGAAACTTCCCCGAGGATCACGGTGGAAGTGTCTCGGAGCTTTCCACCCTGGTGCAGGAGGGAAACCTGTCGAGCTTTATTTGGGGTGAAAGCCAAAACTCAAGCAACACTTCCATACCACACCTGGCGACTCCCGTCATCGATGAGGCCGTCGAGGCCGGCGACGAAAAATCTGAAAGCAGTGACCGAACTCGCCTTCCACCGCTGAACACGACGATCAAGACCGTACCGCAGGACGACTCGACGCCAGAACAGTCTGACTCGGGCCTGACCAGCAGTTCGAGTCCGAATGTGGTTCGTCTGGGCTTGACTTCGAGCCCAAACGTTATTCCCCTGGAAAGCTCATCTCCCAATTTTATGCCACTTGTGACCTCCTCGCCTTATTACGTCAAGGAAAGCGCCTCAGATTCTTCGTTATATTCCGCCAATACATTTGGGACAGCCAGACGGTATGTCCGTCCACAACAGCAAAATTCGGGCTTTTTGGAACGAGACAGCAACCAGTCACTATCTTTTTCTTCGGACCCTCCTAGTGCTATTCTAAGAACGCACCGATCTACATCGTCTTTTGCGCTCTCAAGAGGGGGCTCGACACATACACGGACGGCTTCTGCATCCACTCGGAGCGGACAGTCACCCTCGGATATCCAAACGATCATTGATAGCGGCTTGCCTGTGAAGTATCCAACCATCCAATCACCTCCGTCCGCCGGTTCGTTAGCGGAAGGATCCTCGTCGAGACTACCCTCACAATCATCACAGTTAACGAGGTATCAACCGGGTAGAAACCGTCTCTTGTCAATTGTGCCCTCTGAATGGTCGGCGGAAAGAGCATTGAGCTCGGCCAGTGCCTCGCCCCAGGTTGACCAAACGGACTCTAGTACGGAATCATCGGGAGATAATGCAATTAGGGGTCGCCCTTCCGACTTTTCAATTCGGCTCGTGGCTCAATCCGAAAGTGACGAAGGAGCCGACACCCTTTCCCAACTTCAGCCTTGCTTGCTGCGAACGAAGCGATCTGGATCTTTGAGTAATCGTTCTATGGTATCAAGATTTGACAGTTTTCGATTGATGAGCAGACCAGGTTCTAGCGCCAGCTCCATCCTCAACACCATCCCTACTTGGGCCAAAGTATACTATCGCAGCGGTGGCGCAGGGCTCCAATTATCAGCTCTGTCTCTAGTTGAGGGTAGCCGCCCTTCGACGGCTGCGAGTGCCCGCCCCGCCGCCCATCTGGGTCCTCTAGAAATATCCCGCACACGATCTCGACCGAGGAAGAACACCGACACTCGATTAGCTTTGCCTACTGCTGATACGAGGGATCCCAGGACACATTGGGCTGGTGGGTTCCAGCAGAGCGAGAGGAACGTCCCAAAAACCCCTTCCCAAGAAGACCTTCCTGCGAATTGGTCACCACATCTATTTCCAGATCATCGCACAGGCTCCGTTCGGAGGTCTCTTTGGAACCCACCTTCTTTGGACGAGAGCGCGGAGGGTATAATAGGCTGGCGCAACGTTCAAATTTATTTATTTTGCCTAGGCTTCTTGGTGCCATTAA CGTGGTTCGTGGCTGCCTTCTTACCACTTCCTCCCAAAGTCTTTCCGTTAAACGAGGAATTCACCACCGACCAGCCGGACGTCGAGCGAACGTTCAACAACCGAGTCAAACACATAGACCAAATTCGCTACGAGAATGCCCGATGGTGGCGAAGGCTCAATCGCTTTATGACACCAGTAGGCCTTATAATCATTGCTACAATT GCTACTCTATCTGTTTTGGGAACTAAAAACATCATTTGA
- a CDS encoding uncharacterized protein (EggNog:ENOG410PINF~COG:C) gives MSAQAQSYIPRPLDDMIKDLGLEEYVKDIPSGDNLEGNVAARCIIATEVLRRVLPSEVEMPGSGAYTSNKESYWAQQQSTLSPSCFVAAKSPKSVAKALAISRVTQCPFAVRSGGHSDVPGASNTEEGIVIDLRAFNDIKVSEDKKVATVGPGATWAEVYRHLDEYGLTVIGGRASTVGVGGLALGGGMSYISGRGGFACDNVLKFHVMMADGHILEVDEKSHPLLYFALRGGGNNFGIVLRFDFETYPLGEFWGGIRVYPVEAKEAINGGLSSFNDNAWDDPDLAVITSFIHRSGNWYSTVIFDYAKPQANPPILTTNFADLLKYTPSRDTSRITNMTQFAVELGQGTPPGLRQQFTTVTYRNSAEVQNRMVDIFMEEVKNIEGRMSAKEAFAPIVAFQPIPPSISSKFSKRGGNALGVSPDDGPLILVNLCFQWSNAADDQLVISTIDRVLEKTNEFARSKGLLHDYIYMNYAAPYQKPVTSYGAENVKKLRKAQEEYDPSLVFERLQPGGFKLDM, from the exons ATGAGTGCTCAAGCCCAAAGCTATATTCCTCGGCCATTGGACGACATGATAAAGGACTTGGGCTTGGAGGAGTATGTCAAGGATATACCAAGTGGTGATAACCTCGAAGGGAATGTAGCTGCGCGATGTATTATTGCG ACCGAAGTTTTACGCCGTGTGCTCCCTTCTGAGGTTGAGATGCCTGGCTCTGGTGCATATACTTCAAACAAGGAGAGTTACTGGGCTCAGCAGCAATCGACATTGTCGCCTTCTTGTTTCGTGGCAGCCAAGAGTCCCAAATCTGTTGCAAAGGCCCTTGCGATATCTCGCGTTACACAATGTCCTTTCGCTGTACGTTCTGGAGGGCATTCGGATGTCCCCGGTGCCTCGAATACTGAGGAAGGCATTGTTATCGATCTCCGTGCTTTCAACGATATCAAAGTGTCAGAAGATAAGAAGGTGGCCACGGTTGGCCCCGGCGCCACCTGGGCTGAAGTATATCGACACCTTGACGAGTACGGGTTGACGGTTATTGGAGGCCGCGCTTCCACTGTTGGCGTTGGTGGTTTGGCCCTCGGCG GTGGAATGTCATACATTTCTGGACGTGGAGGGTTTGCTTGCGATAACGTCTTGAAGTTTCAT GTCATGATGGCTGACGGCCATATCCTGGAAGTAGATGAGAAGTCTCATCCACTTCTTTACTTTGCCCTTCGCGGTGGCGGAAATAACTTTGGTATTGTCCTCCGATTCGACTTCGAAACTTACCCTCTCGGCGAGTTCTGGGGTGGAATTCGTGTTTACCCTGTCGAGGCTAAAGAAGCGATTAATGGCGGGCTCAGCTCGTTCAACGATAACGCATGGGATGACCCAGACCTCGCTGTCATTACCTCCTTTATCCATAGATCAGGAAACTGGTACTCCACCGTCATCTTTGATTACGCTAAACCCCAAGCGAACCCACCTATCCTCACCACAAATTTCGCGGACCTACTAAAATACACTCCCTCAAGAGACACTAGCCGGATCACCAATATGACACAGTTTGCCGTTGAGCTTGGACAGGGTACACCACCCGGTCTTCGCCAGCAGTTTACCACCGTTACGTATAGGAATAGCGCCGAGGTACAGAATCGCATGGTGGACATTTTTATGGAAGAAGTGAAGAACATAGAAGGCCGGATGTCCGCCAAAGAGGCATTCGCACCCATTGTTGCATTCCAGCCTATTCCTCCCTCCATCAGCTCTAAGTTTTCGAAGAGAGGTGGAAATGCGCTTGGTGTAAGTCCTGACGATGGGCCTCTTATAT TGGTCAACCTTTGCTTCCAATGGTCCAACGCTGCTGACGACCAGCTTGTTATTTCGACAATTGACCGGGTTCTTGAGAAGACGAACGAATTTGCTAGGTCCAAGGGCCTTCTACACGATTACATCTATATGAACTACGCTGCTCCATACCAGAAGCCGGTCACCAGCTACGGTGCCGAGAACGTGAAGAAGTTGCGCAAGGCGCAGGAGGAGTATGATCCTTCCTTGGTCTTTGAGAGGTTACAGCCAGGTGGATTTAAACTGGACATGTAG